One genomic window of Hippopotamus amphibius kiboko isolate mHipAmp2 chromosome 10, mHipAmp2.hap2, whole genome shotgun sequence includes the following:
- the ADAMTS1 gene encoding A disintegrin and metalloproteinase with thrombospondin motifs 1, producing MGNTARRSRGSQPAPALLLLAAAAALLMVPGARGRPAEEDEELVLPALERDPGHRTTHLRLDAFGRQLSLKLQPDRGFLAPGFTLQTLGRRPEPHASRSDRLGDLARCFYSGTVNDDPSSAAALSLCEGVRGAFYLQGEEYFIQPAPAAATVSLAPAAAGEELPARPQFHLLRRRRRGGGGAKCGVLDDETQLAGGAVSEGEDATAQWPPRDRAPQRTGQPTGTGSLRKKRFVSSPRYVETMLVADQSMAEFHGSGLKHYLLTLFSVAARLYKHPSIRNSVSLVVVKILVIYEEQKGPEVTSNAALTLRNFCNWQKQHNPPSDRDAEHYDTAILFTRQDLCGAQTCDTLGMADVGTVCDPSRSCSVIEDDGLQAAFTTAHELGHVFNMPHDDAKQCASINGVSRDSHMMASMLSNLDRSQPWSPCSAYMITSFLDNGHGECLMDKPQSPIQLPSDLPGTLYDANRQCQFTFGEESKHCPDAASTCTTLWCTGTSGGLLVCQTKHFPWADGTSCGEGQWCVNGKCMNKTDKKHFDTPVHGSWGPWGPWGDCSRTCGGGVQYTMRECDNPVPKNGGKYCEGKRVRYRSCNIEDCPESDGKTFREEQCEAHNEFSKASFGSGPAVEWTPKYAGVSPKDRCKLICQAKGIGYFFVLQPKVVDGTPCSPDSTSVCVQGQCVKAGCDRIIDSKKKFDKCGICGGNGSTCKKISGSVTSARPGYHDIVTIPTGATNIEVKQRNQRGSRNNGSFLAIKAADGTYILNGDFTVSTLEQDITYKGSVLRYSGSSSALERIRSFSPLKEPLTIQVLTVGNALRPKIKYTYFVKKKKESFNAIPTFSEWVIEEWGECSKSCGQGVQRRLVECRDINGQPASECAKEVKPASARPCADLPCPHWQLGDWSPCSKTCGKGYKKRTSQCLSHDGGVLPQESCDPLKKPKHYIDFCTMAECS from the exons ATGGGGAACACGGCGCGACGGTCTCGGGGCTCGCAGCCTGCGCCCGCGCTGCTGCTGCTCGCCGCGGCTGCAGCGCTGCTGATGGTGCCGGGCGCGCGCGGGCGCCCGGCCGAGGAGGACGAGGAGCTGGTGCTGCCGGCACTGGAGCGCGACCCGGGACACAGGACCACGCATCTCCGCCTGGACGCCTTCGGCCGGCAGCTGAGCCTGAAGCTGCAGCCAGACCGCGGTTTCCTGGCGCCCGGCTTCACGCTCCAGACGCTGGGGCGCAGACCTGAGCCCCACGCGTCGCGTTCCGATCGCCTTGGCGACCTGGCGCGCTGCTTCTACTCCGGCACGGTGAATGACGACCCCAGTTCCGCCGCCGCTCTCAGCCTCTGCGAGGGTGTGCGCGGAGCCTTCTACCTGCAAGGCGAGGAGTACTTCATCCAACCGGCGCCCGCCGCCGCCACGGTGAGCctcgcccccgccgccgccggggaGGAGCTGCCGGCGCGGCCCCAGTTCCATCTCCTgcggcggaggcggcggggcggcggcggcgccaaGTGCGGCGTCCTGGACGACGAGACCCAGCTCGCTGGGGGCGCGGTGTCGGAGGGCGAGGACGCCACGGCGCAGTGGCCACCGCGGGACCGAGCGCCACAGCGCACGGGACAGCCAACAG GAACTGGAAGCCTAAGAAAGAAGCGATTTGTGTCCAGCCCCCGCTATGTGGAAACCATGCTCGTGGCCGACCAGTCCATGGCAGAGTTCCACGGCAGCGGACTAAAGCACTACCTTCTCACCTTGTTCTCGGTGGCAGCCCGGTTATACAAACACCCCAGCATTCGGAATTCAGTTAGCCTAGTGGTAGTGAAGATCCTGGTCATTTATGAGGAACAGAAGGGGCCAGAAGTGACTTCCAATGCTGCCCTCACTCTGCGGAACTTCTGTAACTGGCAAAAGCAGCACAACCCGCCCAGTGACCGAGATGCAGAGCACTATGACACGGCCATTCTTTTCACCAGACAG GACCTGTGTGGTGCCCAGACGTGTGATACTCTTGGGATGGCAGATGTTGGAACTGTATGTGATCCCAGCAGAAGCTGCTCAGTCATAGAGGATGATGGCTTGCAAGCTGCCTTCACCACAGCCCACGAATTAG GCCACGTGTTTAACATGCCTCATGATGATGCAAAGCAATGTGCCAGCATTAACGGTGTCAGCCGGGATTCCCACATGATGGCGTCAATGCTTTCCAATCTGGACCGCAGCCAGCCCTGGTCTCCTTGCAGTGCCTACATGATTACATCATTTCTGGATAATGGTCATG GGGAATGTTTGATGGATAAGCCCCAGAGCCCCATACAGCTCCCCTCCGATCTCCCGGGGACCTTGTACGATGCCAACCGCCAGTGCCAATTTACATTTGGGGAGGAGTCCAAACACTGCCCAGACGCGGCCAGCACATGCACAACCCTCTGGTGCACAGGCACCTCTGGCGGATTGCTGGTGTGCCAGACCAAACACTTCCCCTGGGCCGACGGCACCAGCTGTGGAGAAGGGCAATGGTGTGTCAACGGCAAGTGCATGAACAAGACCGACAAGAAGCATTTTGAT ACTCCTGTTCACGGAAGCTGGGGGCCGTGGGGGCCCTGGGGAGACTGTTCGAGGACGTGTGGTGGAGGAGTCCAGTACACCATGAGGGAATGCGACAACCCGGTCCCGAAGAATGGGGGGAAGTACTGCGAGGGCAAGCGCGTGCGCTACAGGTCCTGCAACATTGAGGACTGTCCGGAGAGTGATG GAAAAACGTTTAGAGAGGAACAGTGTGAGGCACACAATGAATTCTCCAAAGCTTCCTTTGGGAGTGGGCCCGCAGTGGAGTGGACACCCAAGTATGccggagtctcacccaaggacaGGTGCAAGCTCATCTGTCAAGCCAAAGGCATTGGCTACTTCTTCGTTTTGCAGCCCAAG GTGGTGGATGGCACTCCATGTAGCCCAGATTCCACTTCTGTCTGCGTGCAAGGACAGTGTGTAAAAGCTGGTTGTGATCGCATCATAGACTCCAAAAAGAAGTTCGATAAATGTGGTATTTGTGGAGGAAATGGATCTACATGCAAGAAAATATCAGGATCAGTTACTAGTGCAAG ACCTGGCTATCACGATATTGTCACAATCCCAACTGGAGCCACAAACATTGAAGTGAAACAACGGAATCAGAGGGGATCCCGAAATAATGGAAGCTTCCTTGCCATCAAAGCTGCCGATGGCACGTATATCCTGAATGGCGATTTCACTGTGTCCACTTTAGAGCAAGACATCACGTACAAAGGTAGTGTCTTGAGATACAGTGGCTCCTCCTCAGCGTTGGAAAGAATTCGAAGCTTCAGTCCTCTCAAGGAGCCCTTAACCATCCAGGTCCTGACCGTGGGTAATGCCCTTCgaccaaaaattaaatacaccTATTTcgtgaagaagaagaaggaatctTTCAACGCCATCCCTACTTTCTCCGAATGGGTCATTGAAGAGTGGGGCGAATGTTCCAAGTCATGTGGACAGGGTGTGCAGAGGAGGCTGGTGGAGTGCCGAGACATCAATGGGCAGCCCGCATCAGAGTGTGCAAAGGAAGTGAAGCCCGCCAGCGCCAGACCTTGTGCGGACCTGCCTTGTCCCCACTGGCAGCTGGGGGATTGGTCGCCATGTTCAAAGACTTGCGGGAAGGGTTACAAAAAGAGAACCTCGCAGTGTCTGTCCCACGATGGGGGGGTGTTGCCTCAGGAGAGCTGTGATCCTTTAAAGAAACCTAAACATTACATAGACTTTTGCACGATGGCCGAATGCAGTTAA